Proteins encoded by one window of Candidatus Hydrogenedentota bacterium:
- a CDS encoding APC family permease, with amino-acid sequence MSKPGSEMPGAGLERSITLSGAIALVVGGVVGAGVFVLVEKIAAQAGAAVWLSFVVAIVISLIGVIPVIQLAGALPRAGAGYLFSSRLLSPFWGVMTSFWVVLGGAASTSVVALTLGVYLQHYAGPSLPASWIAAGMLLLFYGIYLFGVRLAISLQLVMALQFVAALIIYGVAGWFHAEVTIRLLPPHGAAPFFMSVLLAYSTCMGFQVVAEMGEEIRNARRNIPLALLIGGAIVACIYILMSMVYVALPAPANAAETAARRAMSESAARFLPGALVRFIDIGALTAGLTSLNAAAIALPRELFAQARDGMLPGFLARVNPRTHTPQHAVTVYFLFVAVLLISGLDVNFFGCAAAIGILAISSALGFAAMRLPSRFPSSYARAYITFPRPLLAACAWATALFSLGFAAVVAFEEPGVLVLYAVWSMLVVLYYRVRVRGFAEGDWERLRVIPGSGEEQDQPVTPC; translated from the coding sequence GTGAGCAAACCGGGTTCTGAGATGCCAGGCGCCGGGCTGGAGCGGAGCATCACGCTTTCGGGCGCGATAGCGCTTGTCGTGGGCGGGGTTGTCGGCGCGGGTGTGTTTGTGCTGGTGGAGAAGATTGCCGCACAAGCCGGCGCGGCGGTCTGGCTGTCGTTCGTTGTGGCCATCGTGATTTCCCTCATTGGCGTGATCCCGGTAATCCAGTTGGCGGGCGCATTGCCGCGCGCGGGCGCGGGCTATCTCTTTTCGAGCCGGCTGCTGTCCCCGTTTTGGGGCGTCATGACATCCTTCTGGGTGGTGTTGGGCGGCGCCGCGTCGACCTCGGTCGTGGCGCTTACGCTGGGCGTCTATCTGCAGCACTATGCTGGTCCGTCACTGCCTGCGAGCTGGATCGCGGCGGGCATGCTGCTGCTGTTTTACGGCATCTATCTGTTCGGCGTGCGCCTTGCCATTTCGCTGCAGCTTGTGATGGCCCTGCAGTTCGTGGCGGCGCTGATAATCTACGGCGTGGCCGGGTGGTTTCACGCGGAGGTCACGATACGACTATTGCCGCCCCACGGCGCGGCACCCTTCTTCATGAGCGTATTGCTGGCATACAGCACGTGCATGGGGTTCCAGGTGGTCGCGGAAATGGGCGAAGAGATCCGGAACGCGCGGCGCAACATCCCGCTGGCGCTGTTGATTGGCGGCGCGATTGTCGCGTGCATTTATATACTTATGAGCATGGTGTATGTGGCGCTGCCCGCGCCCGCGAACGCCGCCGAAACGGCCGCCCGCCGCGCCATGAGCGAATCCGCCGCCCGGTTTCTGCCCGGCGCGTTGGTCCGGTTCATCGACATTGGCGCGCTTACGGCGGGGCTGACCTCGCTGAACGCGGCGGCTATCGCGCTGCCGCGGGAACTCTTCGCGCAGGCGCGCGACGGCATGCTGCCGGGATTCCTCGCTCGGGTGAACCCTCGGACGCATACGCCGCAACATGCCGTGACGGTCTATTTTCTTTTTGTCGCGGTATTACTGATTTCCGGGCTTGACGTGAATTTCTTTGGCTGTGCGGCGGCCATCGGCATTCTTGCCATCTCTTCGGCGCTGGGCTTTGCCGCGATGCGCCTGCCGTCGCGTTTCCCTTCCTCTTATGCGCGCGCCTATATCACCTTTCCGAGGCCCTTGCTTGCGGCGTGCGCATGGGCGACCGCCCTGTTCTCGCTGGGGTTCGCGGCAGTGGTCGCATTTGAGGAGCCCGGTGTCCTGGTACTCTATGCGGTTTGGAGCATGCTGGTTGTCCTGTACTACCGGGTGCGCGTTCGCGGGTTTGCGGAAGGAGACTGGGAACGTCTGCGTGTCATCCCCGGGAGCGGGGAAGAACAGGACCAGCCGGTCACGCCATGCTGA
- a CDS encoding PAS domain-containing protein has product MDTRETPDANMLRTILDALPSLALVVDHDVRIQEYNEAAAEFLSLERPAVLKHRGGEILHCIHAADVPAGCGHGPSCKECVVRSSVSDAFQGKRITRRRARMEVHRGASSLEFYALVTASPFQYHGTPLVLLIIEDLSEIVELNRLIPICSICRKVRDAQESWLRVESYFKEHWNLDFSHGLCPECYEKERAKLLKNGPVAPGAPPGG; this is encoded by the coding sequence ATGGATACAAGGGAAACACCCGACGCGAACATGCTCCGGACCATTCTGGATGCGTTGCCTTCACTCGCGCTGGTGGTCGACCATGATGTGCGGATCCAGGAGTACAATGAGGCTGCGGCGGAGTTCCTGTCGCTCGAACGGCCTGCCGTCCTCAAGCATCGGGGCGGCGAAATCCTGCATTGCATCCATGCGGCGGATGTCCCCGCGGGATGCGGTCACGGGCCGTCCTGCAAGGAGTGTGTCGTTCGCAGTTCGGTCTCGGACGCGTTCCAGGGCAAACGCATCACGCGCCGCCGCGCAAGGATGGAAGTCCACCGCGGCGCGTCTTCCCTCGAGTTTTACGCGCTGGTCACGGCGTCGCCTTTTCAATACCACGGGACGCCTCTCGTATTGCTCATCATCGAAGACCTGAGCGAGATCGTCGAACTCAACCGCTTGATCCCCATTTGCAGCATCTGCCGCAAGGTCCGTGATGCACAGGAATCCTGGCTGCGCGTGGAATCTTATTTCAAGGAGCATTGGAACCTGGATTTCTCGCACGGCCTGTGCCCCGAATGCTATGAGAAGGAACGTGCCAAACTGCTGAAGAACGGACCGGTCGCGCCCGGCGCCCCGCCTGGCGGCTGA
- a CDS encoding glycoside hydrolase N-terminal domain-containing protein, with product MAVKAGPVLVSVCLLSSITGQAVLAQGTAQETDTSREHPDGSGPDPASDLCLTAPIARWDEAIPLGNGIMGGLLWGEGNVVKLSLDRGDLWDLRRPDMLLRPDWNYATMRRLAAERNQPELSRMFDEPYNDSAYPTKLPVGRLELTLGAGDKAESFGLDLRRAVGHVQTSAGGVEVFFSANEPVALIRVAGAAPACRLVASDAVKQLGYPPAGHGSENGVSWFVQEAALGLKYAVVAGLREEAGNAVIGLAVTSSQEDADPLALGRKRVADALAKGFDVGLAPHAAWWRQFWSVSGVRVPDRAIQQQYDLVQYFYGAASRRGAPPMPLQGVWTADEGTLPPWKGDYHHDLNTQLTYWAYLAAGHFEEGACFLDFMWNLLPEHREFARVFYGTSGAAVPGVMTLDGKAMGGWGQYSLSPTNGAWVAQAFYLHWRYTKDGAFLAERAYPYLAALGECYEELLKPDSNGKLKLPLSSSPEIHDNTLRAWLTPNSNFDLALLKWHFSALAEMALELKDATAADRWQGTLRRLDDFAVEGGAGPLRLSADESLSESHRHHSHLMAIHPLGLLNIEQSDRERGIIDASLAQNEQLGTRNWCGYSFSWMSCMMARAGKPDRALKNLEVFVQAFLSPNGFHLNGDQKGGSHSNFTYRPFTLEGNFAAAQAVHEMLLQSWGGCVRVFPAVAPQWADVSFFNLRAEGAFVVSAKRERGQTVWVRVTTGKGGMLRLRDPFGGESAAWTRPDVTKDGPDYLCTLQPGAAVEARQDSRGL from the coding sequence ATGGCCGTGAAAGCAGGGCCGGTTTTGGTGAGCGTGTGCCTGCTCTCGAGTATTACCGGGCAGGCGGTGCTTGCGCAGGGTACGGCACAGGAGACGGACACATCGCGGGAGCACCCGGACGGGTCAGGGCCGGACCCCGCCAGCGACCTGTGCCTCACGGCCCCGATTGCACGGTGGGACGAAGCCATTCCTCTCGGTAATGGAATCATGGGCGGCTTGCTCTGGGGCGAGGGGAATGTGGTGAAGCTCTCGCTGGACCGGGGCGACCTGTGGGACTTGCGCCGGCCCGACATGCTGCTGCGCCCGGACTGGAATTACGCAACGATGCGGCGCCTGGCCGCGGAGCGGAACCAGCCGGAACTGAGCCGGATGTTTGACGAGCCCTATAACGACAGCGCATACCCGACCAAACTGCCCGTGGGCCGGCTGGAACTGACGTTGGGCGCCGGGGACAAGGCGGAATCGTTCGGGCTTGACCTCCGCCGCGCCGTGGGGCATGTACAGACGTCCGCGGGCGGGGTGGAGGTCTTTTTCAGCGCGAACGAGCCGGTCGCGCTGATTCGTGTCGCGGGCGCCGCGCCCGCGTGCAGGCTGGTGGCTTCCGACGCGGTGAAGCAACTGGGTTATCCGCCCGCCGGACACGGGTCGGAGAACGGGGTCTCCTGGTTTGTACAGGAAGCGGCGCTGGGGCTGAAGTACGCCGTCGTGGCCGGGCTTCGCGAGGAGGCAGGAAATGCCGTGATTGGGCTGGCAGTGACGTCGTCGCAGGAGGACGCGGACCCGCTTGCGCTTGGCCGCAAACGGGTGGCGGACGCACTGGCGAAGGGATTCGATGTCGGACTGGCGCCGCATGCCGCCTGGTGGCGGCAGTTCTGGTCGGTTTCGGGTGTGCGCGTGCCGGACAGGGCTATCCAGCAGCAGTACGACCTCGTGCAGTATTTCTACGGAGCCGCATCGCGCCGTGGCGCGCCGCCGATGCCGCTGCAGGGCGTCTGGACGGCGGATGAAGGGACGCTGCCCCCATGGAAGGGCGATTATCATCACGACCTGAACACGCAGTTGACGTATTGGGCGTACCTGGCCGCGGGCCACTTCGAGGAAGGGGCGTGCTTCCTGGATTTCATGTGGAACCTGCTGCCGGAGCATCGGGAATTCGCCCGGGTGTTCTACGGGACGTCCGGCGCGGCGGTTCCCGGCGTGATGACTCTGGACGGCAAGGCCATGGGCGGGTGGGGTCAGTATTCGCTGTCCCCGACGAACGGCGCCTGGGTGGCGCAGGCGTTCTACCTGCACTGGCGCTACACGAAGGATGGGGCGTTCCTGGCGGAACGGGCGTACCCGTATTTGGCGGCCTTGGGGGAGTGCTACGAGGAGTTGCTCAAGCCGGATTCGAACGGGAAGCTCAAGCTGCCGCTGTCGTCGTCGCCGGAGATTCACGACAACACGCTGCGCGCATGGCTGACGCCGAACAGCAATTTCGACCTGGCGCTGCTGAAGTGGCATTTCTCGGCGTTGGCGGAAATGGCGCTTGAATTGAAGGACGCGACCGCGGCTGACCGGTGGCAGGGGACCCTGAGACGGCTTGATGACTTCGCCGTCGAGGGGGGCGCCGGGCCGCTGCGGCTCAGCGCCGACGAGTCGCTGAGCGAATCGCACCGCCACCATTCGCACCTGATGGCCATTCATCCGCTGGGGCTATTGAACATCGAGCAGTCTGACCGGGAACGCGGCATTATTGACGCCTCGCTTGCCCAGAACGAACAGCTCGGGACGCGCAATTGGTGTGGCTATAGCTTCTCGTGGATGTCATGCATGATGGCGCGGGCGGGCAAGCCGGACCGGGCCCTGAAGAACCTGGAAGTGTTCGTACAGGCGTTCCTCTCACCCAACGGGTTTCACCTGAATGGCGACCAGAAGGGCGGTTCGCATTCCAACTTCACGTATCGCCCGTTCACGCTCGAAGGCAATTTCGCCGCCGCGCAGGCCGTGCACGAGATGCTCCTGCAAAGCTGGGGCGGTTGCGTGCGCGTGTTCCCGGCGGTGGCGCCTCAATGGGCCGATGTCTCCTTCTTTAATCTGCGCGCGGAGGGGGCGTTCGTGGTGTCCGCGAAACGGGAACGGGGGCAGACTGTCTGGGTGCGCGTCACAACCGGCAAGGGGGGTATGCTCCGTCTCCGCGACCCCTTTGGCGGCGAGTCCGCCGCGTGGACCCGGCCCGATGTTACGAAAGACGGGCCGGACTATCTTTGCACGCTGCAGCCGGGGGCAGCCGTCGAAGCGCGGCAAGATTCCCGCGGTCTTTGA